The DNA sequence AGCCGGAAGATCAGGTGTATTTCCTCAACGGTTACAACGGTGGAGTGGATGAGCTGAGACTTTGGAGCCGTGCCAAGACTGCAGATGAGGTTGCTATTGACTACAGCCGCATTACCCATAATCAGGACAATGACCTGATGGTATATTATAACTTTGATGAAGGCGTAGGCGTAATGGCGTACGACCAGTCCAAGAATGAGGACAATATCTTTAACCAGCGTCATGCACTTGCCACAGCCAAGATTCTTCAGTTCCTGAAAGGAAACTTTATCCCGACTTCAGACCAGTTGGGGTATGTAGGCTATACGGACGAATACGGTAACCATATTGTGTACGGTATCCGCTACACGGGTTCTGGGGAATCGTTCAAGGCAATTCCGAACAAGGGTGTGCATGAGTTTTCACCTTCTTCAAAAGTAGTCTATATCGGCGACAACAGCCGTGCGGTAAACGGGGTGGATTTTCAGGATATTTCTTCTTTTGTCGTATCAGGTAAAGTGACTTTTGATGAGGACAGCGATCCTTCCAATACCTCACTCAACATTCCGGTAGATGGCGGTCTGGTGAAAGTAGACGGTGAAGCTGTCATCTATCAGGGAGAGCAAGTCTTCACCAAGGAAGACGGAAGCTTTGTGATCGAGGTACCGATCGGAGAGCACTTGCTGACCATTGAGAAAGATGGACACATTTTCAGAAATGAATATACGGCAACTACACTGCTGGGCGCAGATTCTACCTATTACAAGGTAGAAAACAAGGTGCGATTCTATCACGATTTTCAGGAGCCAATCAGTACCCTTACTTTTAAAGACATGACAAGGGTGATTGTGATAGGTAAGGTAGTCGGTGGACTGGTGGAAGCCGGAAAAGACCTGATCTTCGGAGGAACAGTGAACAACATCGGGGTGGCGGATATTACCTTCAAACCTCAGAATACCCTATACAATAGCCTTGAAACAACAGTTCGTACTGGTACGGAAACAGGTGAGTACAGAATAGAACTGCTGCCGATCAATTATATCGCCAGTGCACCTGTGGCACTCAATAATACTTTCAGCTTTGATGAGGAAGATGATCAGCGTCTCCTTTCCCTGAGCAAGACAGATTTGGTTAACCTCAATTCGGTATCGAAGGATTTTATCATATCTGATACCGAGTTGGATGTTTTTGAAGAAATGGAAACGTTGGGTTGGCTAGGCAGGGAAGAGTTGGTCAATGATACCACCGCAGTAGTGGACTCGGTAAGACTGACCTATCCTTTCCATGAGAAAGCAAGCTTTATGTATGCTGCCACTCCGAAATTGTCAGTTTTCAATGAGGATGGTTCCTTTCCACTGAAAGGAGCATTACAGATCGTAACAGAATACGATACGCTACAAGTTGATACGTTGGGATTGGCTTATCCGGTATTCCAGCAGGGAGATTCGGTAGTCTATCAGTTGAATGCTTACGAGGAATACCTGAATGCAGATAGTGATAGTATTGTTTCCCGTTATCCGGTAATTGGAGAGGTATTGTTCCAAAATAATTTTGCTTCAGGAAATTCGGAAAGGGTGTCTCTTACTTATGAAACAGGAGACGAGACCAGTCAAGCTTATTATGGTTTCCGTGTGGGAGAACCGAATGTGGTACCTCCACACCTGAAAGCCATGTCGGTAGAGTTGCATACCAGTACACAGGTGATTCCTTGGGACAATGGAGGAACCAATGTACAACAGGGTTATGTAGTAGGTGCCCGACAAGTGGACGGCAACTTTGTGACTGCCGGACCGGACAGGGTGAAATGGGTATTGAGAGATCCTCCAGGCTCCAACAGTTATGCCTATATCGATGAAGGCTCCAAGCTGACGGAATATTCGGAAACCCGTCTGACGGATATGACCAAAAACCAGTTTGAAGTACTGGCAGTAGATGATATCAGTATCAAGAAAGCCGTATTCTTTGGTTTGGGAGCAGGTTCAGTGGAAGATATTTTTAAACTGGATCTCAAATCCAAGGCAGGTACAGGTTTCAACCGTGACAAGACGACCAACAAGACCAATGCGCAGATTCTGACCACAACCACCAGGCAGCGTATCCAGACAAGCGCCGAGTCGGATGGGGTAGGCAGCAGTGCTGACTTATTTATCGGTTATGCACAGAACTATAAGGTTGGGCAGACTATTGGCGTGGAAATTCAGCGCAATGAAGATGGTACATATGGTATCGACTCTTTGAGTGTGTTGGGAATTCAGCCAGCTGACCAGACCTTCTTTACCTACACGCAGAATCACATCCGCAATTATTTGATTCCAGATCTGGTAGCGATCAGAAATAGTTATCTGGAAAATAATCCGGCACATTACACTTCTCATTTGGAGAAGGATCATCCACTCTACGGAATGAGCAATGACAGCCCAGTATTTGGAGCTGATACAGTCAGCTTGCCATTGGGAGTGTTTCCGGCAACAGGTTATGGTGGCGAAAGCTATACGTTTGTACCAAGCAATGATTTCCCGATGGACTCCGTATACATGACCAACCTTCAGATAGAGGAATGGATCAGTGCTCTGAGACAGAATGACCATATTAAGCTACTGGCAAAGCAGGACTTTGATGGTGGTAATACAGATAACCTACTGAAAGATTACTCCATGAGTGGTGGTGCAGAGGTGTCTTATGAAGAATCATTTGTAGCCAGCAGGGAATATAATGACGAATGGTTGGATGCCTATAGTGGCTACTTTACGAGTAATACTGAAGGTAAATTACTGATACTGGGTTATGGTGTCGGTTTTGATCAGAAAAGCAATTTCCTGACGATGAGGGAGACTTCCTTAAAAGTGGGGAATATCAGCGAAAATTCCGTGAAATGGGGCTTTGTCTATAGCGATCCTGAACAGGGAGACCGTATTAACTTTAAGGTGACCAAGCCATCCTTTAACAGGAAGAAGTTTGATGAAATGCGTATCAAGGAAGCGGAAGATATGTATGACAGGGATGCAGGTGATATTGTAGCGATGACACTGGTAGGGGTTAACTACGCCAAAAGTTTTGCGCTGACCAAAGCGAAGGTACCAGGATTGATAGCGGATCAAGTATTGTCAACAGCAATGGCTTTTGCCCTGATGAATATCGTGCAGCTCAATGATGACATTGTCAACGAGGCGTTCAACGACAGTACTGTGTCAGACTTTGAGACACCAGTATTTATCACCGAAGGAGGTATTACAGCTTGTCCGCACGAAGATGCAGAAGTCTCCTACCTGTCTCCGGAATATACGGATAGTAACTACAGCCCTGTTCTTTTGGGTAGCAGAACCTTGCAGCGGGATGTACCTGAAATTTCGGTAGGTACAAACCTGAAGCACCAGAAAATCTACAATGTGCCGGACGATCAGCCAGCAGTATTCAAGTTAAACCTGAGCAACCTGAGTGAATCGGGAGACACAAGGGTTTATTCCCTGAAAGTGTTGCAGGGCAGTAACCCAGACGGTGCTCAGATCAAGATTGACGGAATTTTCCCAGACAGGGATTTTGATATTCCGGCAGGAACAACCCTACGAAAGGAGTTGACACTGGAAAGAGGCGCAACCACACTGCAATATGATAGCATTATGCTAGTGCTACACTCACCTTGCCAATACTGGTTGGGAGCGCAGAATAACCTTGATCTGGCAGAGATTGCAGATACGGTTTACCTGTCAGCAGGTTTCCTGCCTACCTGTTCCACACCTGAATGGGAGCAGCCAGAGCAGAACTGGGTCGTGAACTACGATGACGGCGACCTTCTTGAATTGGAACTGGGAGGGTACGACATCAACTATTACAGCCTTGAAAAGATTACCCTGCAATACCGCAGGGTAGGAACAACGGACTGGTTGCCTGTGACGGACGCTTTTTATAAGCAGCAGGGCAGCTCGGTAAGTGCTTCAGGAACCACCGTCTATGAATACCGTGAGAATGGAATTACACTGTATGATTCCCTGACTGAAAAGCAATGGATACCGACCAGCAGCGCTACCCTTTCATGGCAATGGGATTTGAGCAATGTAGTGGACGGGGAATACGAAGTAAGAGCGGTTACCTACTGCCATGTGGATGGGCAGCTATCCAAGGAATATACGGAAGTGTTTGCCGGAACCATTGACCGTGAACTGCCAAGCGTATTCGGTTCGCCTTCACCTTCTGACGGCATTCTAGGCGCAGGAGAAGAATTGAGTATTTCTTTCAATGAGGATATCAACAGGGCATTGCTGAACGTAACAGGACAGCTGGATATCAGAGGCAAACTGAACTATGCAGAAATCAAGCATGAGGTAAGCGTTTCCTTTGACGGATTAGAACAGCATGTCCGTGTGCCTTTCGGTCCAGACCTGCGCTCGACTTCCTTTACAGTGGAATTCTGGGCAAAACATGAGGCAACAGGCAAGAAGGAGATTGTGATCTCGCAGGGACAGCAGGCAGTAAGCAGCTGGGAAATCGGTTTTGATGAAAGCAATGCCCTGTATGTAGGCATCAACGGTACAGAAAAAGTGGCTGCCATGCCGGTAACCGAAATAGGTTGGAACCACTACGCAGTCAGCTTCAACGAGGATTCAAAAGTGGTGGAGCTTTTTGTGAATGGTATCTGGAACAACAATACCTACGCCTTGCCGCAGCAGGTATATGCCGATGGAGAACTGATTGTCGGATACGGCAGCTATGATCAGGTACATTACTTCGAGGGCAGCCTGCACGAACTGAGAATCTGGAACCATGCCCGCAACAGTGGGGCACTGACCGAGTATATGAATGCGACCCTGTCAGGACAGGAAGCAGGATTGTTGGGTTATTGGTCAATGGATGAATTGGGCGAAAGTGAGCTGTTGGATAAGGCTCGCCATCGCAATGCAGAGATGAATGCTGCTTGGGAATTGGCACACAAAGGTTACGCCTATGACCTGAGCGCGATTGACAGCCTTTCAATCAATGCCTCAACCATTGGCTTTACTTCGGAACAGGAATATACAATCGAGTGCTGGTTCAAGACGAACACCCTGACATCAGCAGCAACCTTGCTTTCCAACGGAAAGGGAACAGCGGATGATCCCAACACGCAAGGCTGGTCAGTAAACCTGCTGGCGGATGGCAGTTTGCAGCTTACCAACAACGGACTGACTTTGACGGCAGCAGGCAACTATGGCGACAACCAGTGGCATCACTTTGCCATGACGTATGGAGAGCTGACAGGTGTAAGTGTTTACATGGACGGCAAACTGGCAGCCAACAGAAAAGGCGGCATCAGTGGCTTTGCAGGTTCAAGCATCTATTTCGGACAGCGCTACTTCCAGAACGGAACCCTGCTACAGCTTGACCAGAAAATGGACGGCGTAATCGATGAGATCAGAATCTGGAATACCAGAAGGACGGAAGCGCAGATCAGACGTTATCGCCATCAGGCATTGGAAGGAGATGAATTGGGACTGCTGGTGTACTTCCCGTTTGAGCAGTACCGTGAAACCAGTGGCATTGCAGAAGTGACGACAGACCTTGAAAGTGAAACCGGACTGAAAAACACCTCCCTGAATATCTCTCCATTGGGCAATTACTTCACACAGGAAGGTCCGCAGGTAAGTGTTCAGCCGGCAGTACAGCAGGTGCCATTCTCCTATGTGGCGAATGAGCGTGAGATCATCTTCACCCTGAACGTAGATCCGGCATTGGTAGAAGGAACACAGCTTGATATCAGTGTGGCACAGGTAGAGGACATGTTTGGCAACCCAATGAACGGCACCAAGACATGGACAGCCTATATTGACCAGAATCAGCTGATCTGGAATGACAATACGGTATCGCTGAAAAAAGAGGCAGGTGAGCCACTGACCTTTAGTATGCCAATCCTGAATAAGAGTGGACAGGTTGAAAACTACAATATCAGTAACTTGCCGTCATGGTTACAGGCAGCTCCGTTATCCGGACTGCTTGATCCGCAAAGCTATACCACCATCAATTTCACGGTGGATGCAGATATGTCACTAGGCACTTTCCAGGAAGACATTATGCTGACGGGTAATTTGGGTTATTCCGAAAAACTTCAGCTGGACTTGCAGGTGTACCGTGAGGCACCGGACTGGACAGTAAACGAATCGGGTTTTGAAACGACCATGCATTTTATCGGCATCGTGAAAGTGGGCGATATCATTTCCACAGACAGTGAAGATAGACTGGCGGCCTATGTCAACGGGGAGTTGAGAGGTTCCTGCCAGCTGAAGTACATCGAAGCACGTGGACAGTATATGGCATTCCTGACCGTATTCGGGAATAGCGATGAGAACAGCGCAATTTCCTTCAAGCTATGGGATGCCAGCGAGGGAAGAATCCGCGCGCAACTGACACCGGCAGATATGAAGTTTGAATCGAACCGCACGCAGGGAACCATCAGCAATCCGGTTGTTTTCCAGGCAAGGGAAGTATTCGAGCAGTTGGTAAGCCTGAAGAAAGGCTGGAACTGGGTATCGTTCTACCTTGAGCCTGACAGCCGAAGCCTCAATGACTTCTTCCCGCAGGAAGTGAAACAGGCGATGCTGGAAATCAAGAGCAGTGAACTGACAGCCCAATACAGTAGCAACAGTCAAATGCTGGTAGGTAATATGACGGAAGTGGAAGCGGAGCGTACCTACTTTATTGAAATGAAGGAAGCCAAAGAGTTCAGCTATATGGGAGAAGTGATCAACCCGACACTGAATCCGGTACCGCTGGAAGGAATGTGGAACCGTATCGGTTACATTTCCCGCCGAAACCTGCTGACAGCTGAAGCGCTGTCAAGCCTGAATCCGGCAGAAGGTGACCTGATTAAGAGCAGAACGGCATTTGCCATGTACGAACCGCAGTTAGGTTGGGTTGGCAACCTGCAGTATATGGTACCTGGAGAAGGATATATGTTCTACACCACAGGAACCGATACGGAGGTAATCTATCCGGAGTCGGGAATGTTTGACAGCAATTCCGCAAGAATGGCAGCATTGCCGTCGGTGGAAAGTCCTTGGTCGGTAGATGCTTATACCTACGAGGGCAATATGACAGCCGTGATTGAGGTAAAAGGCGTAGAGGTTTCGCCTCAGATGGTGCTGGGTGCTTTTGCAGATGGTAAGTGTGTAGGCGTATCAGCTCCTCAGTTCCATGCACAGCTGGAATCACCGCTGTTCTTTATCAGTATGCAGGGCAGTACTACTGTGAATGAAGTGACTTTCCAGTTGTATGATCCGACAGCAGTCGATCCTTTGCAGGCAGCGGACGTCATGACATTCCAGACCAATGCACAGGTGGGAACGGTCAAAATGCCTCAGCCGATTACATTTGAAGAGAAAATGTCAAACAAAGTAACAGCTTATCCGACCATTTTCAATGAAGAAGTAACCGTGACATGGCAGACGGCTGAAGCGGTAACTGTAT is a window from the Limibacter armeniacum genome containing:
- a CDS encoding LamG-like jellyroll fold domain-containing protein, with amino-acid sequence MQKLKPKRTTTVNDNTSWIKTILFILISLISIPKVNAMSWQPNNTMEEIDYEGFLYNLTAQTTFWETRFTSMSSSGSNIIFQVSSSVNVDSQHSFYLMTGNQVLASFENKSIANNTSASYSITYGGQAFTISIYKRVNADSSWEYLVTLPKTFYDYLNNSNAYFAFAIGESNNSSTRGTITTIPYRESFYGQKDIPTVGTPLYDYDNNTLTLEWDTPFNMHYGILDYELNIAGSVLDVGSFWNNAYPYTTTFTYNGKTFSANISATTSGTYGAHYTMEIQDVTNGDGLWQNAYQMVIKAKGSAGLLDRGGNADEVVFQPKNYDNRVQQPTIAFEYLSGDKANVTVSWDTKEYELPHMYGYAVGAKLGSLLTFGDVNYVVPGSNIWYYKKYVSGEEESGNCNVSVPSNYGSGTYSILFKNMDTGSTVFQNLNQLYIYPLEKPIPTSLRPSYRGAGSTYSYPVPVSPEPTNVKLNMINNGDNTFDLAFSWKSAANTPNNFFNYGWTGQNIIPPIKSDNTLNGLSATTAGSILRWTITKGTKTYTVEYDQSLRVEDSNGATSYNLTFKNIPNDDALLLYLPEMQLKSYITKAGFYSEAVDFTVEQTDLLSDMVFTGTPSTGLVPVISKLPAPILEYHLYSDDVNSSEVITSLLPEDFTADDINKLWTIQAKLKNKEGWLTTKVGVVIANSETAISFRGCDRLSIRYNELVLPSGVSGTVEYRIKKKVDGEDTDFQNFATTSSTTFEDTEVAANKLYSYQTDIIYADLDATGTNYQGLVGVVDIASTTEKASIATMPTVINKEVTYNVDSAALHSILTLNSGELSAIKQVTVYRVNVTTGTQSPTTVLYDRDTGMDPDYGTITATTLDYWDDDASLQNCEAYRYTFVLSDDCDNDKSYTTDAALISADISNTFSEEKNLTATKGYYEDYVELEWDNENNSLVDAFHIYRALYYSDDESDLNWFKIESTGSGTHQYIDRTLQAGKLYKYKVVAEIPCNGEVSEITSHTVVGFRSPRGVISGHIEYKGGQEVKDVRVQVTHVSNSDRGSALLMENGDLLLTDSIANANIIEVLKGDFTFETWLQPEQIANGQLRYSLLAIGDSTNAALQLYNAGTGLDVMVTGGTGTAVTDFDAVKGEWHQYTVVADTEAGTFSFYHDGELKSQQSLAQFTSMMAAAQPEDQVYFLNGYNGGVDELRLWSRAKTADEVAIDYSRITHNQDNDLMVYYNFDEGVGVMAYDQSKNEDNIFNQRHALATAKILQFLKGNFIPTSDQLGYVGYTDEYGNHIVYGIRYTGSGESFKAIPNKGVHEFSPSSKVVYIGDNSRAVNGVDFQDISSFVVSGKVTFDEDSDPSNTSLNIPVDGGLVKVDGEAVIYQGEQVFTKEDGSFVIEVPIGEHLLTIEKDGHIFRNEYTATTLLGADSTYYKVENKVRFYHDFQEPISTLTFKDMTRVIVIGKVVGGLVEAGKDLIFGGTVNNIGVADITFKPQNTLYNSLETTVRTGTETGEYRIELLPINYIASAPVALNNTFSFDEEDDQRLLSLSKTDLVNLNSVSKDFIISDTELDVFEEMETLGWLGREELVNDTTAVVDSVRLTYPFHEKASFMYAATPKLSVFNEDGSFPLKGALQIVTEYDTLQVDTLGLAYPVFQQGDSVVYQLNAYEEYLNADSDSIVSRYPVIGEVLFQNNFASGNSERVSLTYETGDETSQAYYGFRVGEPNVVPPHLKAMSVELHTSTQVIPWDNGGTNVQQGYVVGARQVDGNFVTAGPDRVKWVLRDPPGSNSYAYIDEGSKLTEYSETRLTDMTKNQFEVLAVDDISIKKAVFFGLGAGSVEDIFKLDLKSKAGTGFNRDKTTNKTNAQILTTTTRQRIQTSAESDGVGSSADLFIGYAQNYKVGQTIGVEIQRNEDGTYGIDSLSVLGIQPADQTFFTYTQNHIRNYLIPDLVAIRNSYLENNPAHYTSHLEKDHPLYGMSNDSPVFGADTVSLPLGVFPATGYGGESYTFVPSNDFPMDSVYMTNLQIEEWISALRQNDHIKLLAKQDFDGGNTDNLLKDYSMSGGAEVSYEESFVASREYNDEWLDAYSGYFTSNTEGKLLILGYGVGFDQKSNFLTMRETSLKVGNISENSVKWGFVYSDPEQGDRINFKVTKPSFNRKKFDEMRIKEAEDMYDRDAGDIVAMTLVGVNYAKSFALTKAKVPGLIADQVLSTAMAFALMNIVQLNDDIVNEAFNDSTVSDFETPVFITEGGITACPHEDAEVSYLSPEYTDSNYSPVLLGSRTLQRDVPEISVGTNLKHQKIYNVPDDQPAVFKLNLSNLSESGDTRVYSLKVLQGSNPDGAQIKIDGIFPDRDFDIPAGTTLRKELTLERGATTLQYDSIMLVLHSPCQYWLGAQNNLDLAEIADTVYLSAGFLPTCSTPEWEQPEQNWVVNYDDGDLLELELGGYDINYYSLEKITLQYRRVGTTDWLPVTDAFYKQQGSSVSASGTTVYEYRENGITLYDSLTEKQWIPTSSATLSWQWDLSNVVDGEYEVRAVTYCHVDGQLSKEYTEVFAGTIDRELPSVFGSPSPSDGILGAGEELSISFNEDINRALLNVTGQLDIRGKLNYAEIKHEVSVSFDGLEQHVRVPFGPDLRSTSFTVEFWAKHEATGKKEIVISQGQQAVSSWEIGFDESNALYVGINGTEKVAAMPVTEIGWNHYAVSFNEDSKVVELFVNGIWNNNTYALPQQVYADGELIVGYGSYDQVHYFEGSLHELRIWNHARNSGALTEYMNATLSGQEAGLLGYWSMDELGESELLDKARHRNAEMNAAWELAHKGYAYDLSAIDSLSINASTIGFTSEQEYTIECWFKTNTLTSAATLLSNGKGTADDPNTQGWSVNLLADGSLQLTNNGLTLTAAGNYGDNQWHHFAMTYGELTGVSVYMDGKLAANRKGGISGFAGSSIYFGQRYFQNGTLLQLDQKMDGVIDEIRIWNTRRTEAQIRRYRHQALEGDELGLLVYFPFEQYRETSGIAEVTTDLESETGLKNTSLNISPLGNYFTQEGPQVSVQPAVQQVPFSYVANEREIIFTLNVDPALVEGTQLDISVAQVEDMFGNPMNGTKTWTAYIDQNQLIWNDNTVSLKKEAGEPLTFSMPILNKSGQVENYNISNLPSWLQAAPLSGLLDPQSYTTINFTVDADMSLGTFQEDIMLTGNLGYSEKLQLDLQVYREAPDWTVNESGFETTMHFIGIVKVGDIISTDSEDRLAAYVNGELRGSCQLKYIEARGQYMAFLTVFGNSDENSAISFKLWDASEGRIRAQLTPADMKFESNRTQGTISNPVVFQAREVFEQLVSLKKGWNWVSFYLEPDSRSLNDFFPQEVKQAMLEIKSSELTAQYSSNSQMLVGNMTEVEAERTYFIEMKEAKEFSYMGEVINPTLNPVPLEGMWNRIGYISRRNLLTAEALSSLNPAEGDLIKSRTAFAMYEPQLGWVGNLQYMVPGEGYMFYTTGTDTEVIYPESGMFDSNSARMAALPSVESPWSVDAYTYEGNMTAVIEVKGVEVSPQMVLGAFADGKCVGVSAPQFHAQLESPLFFISMQGSTTVNEVTFQLYDPTAVDPLQAADVMTFQTNAQVGTVKMPQPITFEEKMSNKVTAYPTIFNEEVTVTWQTAEAVTVSIEVVDLMGRVIRTWEMPEGNEMKWNGKMENGNPLPSGMYLMKVKLGTDSQTIKLIRQ